From Candidatus Neomarinimicrobiota bacterium, a single genomic window includes:
- the alaS gene encoding alanine--tRNA ligase has product MKTANEIREEFLQYFKDKEHEIVPSTPVVPADDPTLLFINAGMNQFKNIFIGTEKSKYIRVVDTQKCIRVSGKHNDLEDVGVDTSHHTFFEMLGNWSFGDYYKKEAIEWAWELLTKIWGLDGERIWATVHDSDDEAKKLWTEVTPIKAEKVLMFGDKDNFWEMGDTGPCGPCSEIHYYIGEDINNQSADKINSDDPDYLEIWNLVFIQYNRNSKGEKKELPSKHVDTGMGLERVVSLIQGKKSNYDTDIFTPIIKKIESLTGKKYEGDDQVSFRVIADHLRSLSFSIADGVLPSNEGRGYVLRRLLRRAARFGRNLDMHSPFIYKLVSTLSDMMGNTFPELPENLKHIEKVIHSEEESFGETVDRGIEIFNQTLKKAKKENKSLISGEDAFKLYDTYGFPLDLTELMAREKGFSVDINAFEKEMDVQRKRSRSGKKFSVDSLIPEGVEIKVEATQFLGYETLEADSEITQIITNKNKSISLLLKATPYYAESGGQIGDTGLLTNDTLEISVTDTQKIGGSHYLHIGKVIKGKPKVGMNIKASVTSERRKNILPNHTATHLMHAALREVLGDHVRQAGSLVDADRLRFDYTHFEKPTIKQLKEIEKIVNDKIRENIKLNTTITTFNEAKKAGAMALFGEKYGDEVRMVEVGDFSKELCGGTHVNRTGDIGLFAITQESSVSSGVRRLEAVTGEGAIKYFQNNQSVLSEIEELLSVKGDSIPARVKVLSDANKKLEKKLKTSAVSSKSLELDAWLKSAIEVDGIKLVAKIIKSSSIEEMKQIADKLRDKMDSGVGVLGAEIKGKAQLVVIASKDVIKKYGVSANSIVKELSSMIEGGGGGSDHMATAGGKRPELLDKSIKQAKFVLAKLIKKK; this is encoded by the coding sequence ATGAAAACGGCAAACGAAATAAGAGAGGAATTTCTACAATATTTCAAAGATAAGGAACATGAAATTGTTCCTTCGACTCCTGTAGTACCGGCTGACGATCCGACATTATTGTTCATCAACGCGGGAATGAACCAGTTTAAAAATATCTTTATTGGTACGGAAAAATCCAAATATATTCGGGTAGTTGACACCCAAAAATGCATCAGGGTAAGCGGAAAGCATAACGACCTTGAAGATGTAGGAGTTGATACATCACATCATACTTTTTTTGAAATGCTCGGGAATTGGTCATTTGGTGACTACTATAAGAAGGAAGCGATCGAATGGGCTTGGGAACTCCTCACGAAGATTTGGGGATTGGATGGGGAGCGGATATGGGCAACAGTTCATGACAGTGATGATGAGGCAAAAAAATTATGGACTGAGGTTACTCCAATCAAAGCCGAAAAGGTTTTAATGTTTGGCGACAAGGATAATTTTTGGGAGATGGGAGATACCGGTCCGTGCGGACCTTGTTCGGAGATACACTACTATATTGGCGAGGATATCAATAATCAATCTGCCGATAAGATTAACTCTGATGATCCTGATTACCTGGAAATATGGAATTTGGTTTTTATTCAGTATAATCGGAATTCAAAAGGAGAAAAGAAGGAACTGCCCTCAAAACATGTTGATACCGGAATGGGTTTAGAACGCGTTGTATCTCTCATTCAGGGGAAGAAATCAAATTATGATACTGATATCTTTACCCCGATTATTAAAAAGATTGAATCGCTCACAGGCAAAAAATATGAGGGGGACGATCAAGTATCCTTTAGAGTCATAGCCGACCACTTACGTTCCTTAAGTTTTTCCATTGCCGACGGGGTTCTCCCTTCAAACGAAGGAAGAGGATATGTCCTCAGACGATTACTACGGAGAGCAGCACGGTTCGGCAGAAATCTCGATATGCACTCGCCGTTTATTTATAAATTAGTGTCAACTCTATCCGATATGATGGGAAATACATTTCCCGAGCTTCCTGAAAATCTTAAACACATTGAAAAGGTGATTCATTCTGAAGAAGAGAGTTTTGGTGAAACAGTGGACAGAGGAATCGAAATTTTCAATCAGACGCTAAAAAAAGCCAAAAAAGAAAATAAATCACTGATTTCCGGTGAAGATGCCTTTAAGTTGTATGACACGTATGGATTTCCATTAGACCTTACTGAACTAATGGCAAGGGAGAAAGGATTTAGCGTTGACATAAACGCCTTCGAGAAAGAGATGGATGTTCAGAGAAAAAGAAGCCGATCCGGGAAAAAATTTAGCGTGGACAGTCTCATTCCTGAAGGTGTAGAAATTAAAGTCGAAGCAACACAGTTTTTAGGTTATGAAACACTTGAAGCTGATAGTGAGATAACTCAGATTATTACCAATAAAAACAAAAGCATAAGTCTTTTACTTAAAGCAACACCTTACTATGCGGAATCAGGCGGTCAGATAGGCGATACCGGACTGCTTACCAATGATACTCTGGAAATTAGTGTTACGGATACACAAAAAATCGGAGGATCCCACTATCTTCATATAGGTAAAGTTATAAAAGGTAAACCCAAAGTAGGTATGAATATTAAGGCTTCCGTCACGAGTGAGCGTAGGAAAAACATCCTTCCGAATCATACTGCTACTCATCTTATGCATGCCGCATTAAGAGAGGTATTAGGAGATCACGTGCGGCAAGCCGGTTCTCTTGTTGATGCTGACAGATTAAGGTTTGATTATACACATTTTGAAAAACCGACTATAAAACAATTGAAGGAAATAGAAAAGATTGTCAATGATAAAATCAGAGAGAATATCAAATTGAATACGACCATCACAACATTTAATGAAGCAAAAAAAGCCGGTGCCATGGCACTGTTCGGTGAAAAATACGGTGATGAAGTTCGAATGGTTGAGGTGGGCGATTTTAGCAAAGAACTATGCGGAGGTACGCATGTTAACAGAACCGGCGATATCGGTCTATTTGCTATAACGCAGGAATCAAGTGTGTCATCAGGAGTCCGAAGATTAGAGGCAGTTACAGGTGAAGGAGCGATAAAGTATTTTCAGAATAATCAATCAGTTTTATCCGAAATTGAAGAACTTCTGTCAGTCAAAGGAGATTCGATACCTGCGAGAGTTAAAGTACTTTCCGATGCGAACAAAAAATTAGAGAAAAAACTGAAGACTTCCGCGGTTTCTTCTAAATCTCTTGAATTGGATGCATGGCTTAAGTCTGCCATAGAGGTAGACGGTATCAAACTTGTGGCAAAAATAATTAAATCATCCTCTATAGAAGAGATGAAACAGATCGCCGATAAACTAAGAGATAAAATGGATAGCGGAGTTGGGGTTCTCGGGGCAGAGATAAAAGGTAAAGCGCAGCTTGTGGTCATTGCCTCAAAAGATGTAATTAAGAAATATGGTGTGAGCGCAAATTCCATTGTAAAAGAACTTAGCTCAATGATAGAAGGCGGCGGGGGTGGAAGCGACCATATGGCAACCGCCGGTGGGAAACGACCTGAATTACTTGATAAATCTATAAAACAGGCTAAATTCGTGTTGGCTAAATTAATAAAGAAGAAGTAA
- a CDS encoding regulatory protein RecX, producing MPTKTGESYQTVKYTNQSNLNFNPLAKAKDSALVFLSHRDRSVKEMIDKLHKKGYEPEIIKKVIHILLQSDLLDDEKFAMLFSRSKVEARSWGPDKLRYELTLKGIDKEILEITIDKIYEKYSQYDLIRTLLSKRIKSDSEVNAKETKKHVDFLKRRGYRWDVIREAIADIETLSID from the coding sequence TTGCCAACTAAGACCGGTGAATCGTACCAAACTGTGAAATATACAAATCAATCAAATCTGAATTTTAATCCTCTTGCTAAGGCGAAGGATAGTGCTTTGGTATTTCTAAGCCATCGCGACCGTTCTGTTAAAGAGATGATAGATAAATTGCACAAAAAAGGGTATGAGCCTGAAATTATTAAAAAGGTAATTCATATCCTTTTGCAATCAGATCTCTTGGACGATGAAAAATTCGCAATGCTTTTTTCGAGAAGTAAGGTAGAAGCAAGATCGTGGGGACCTGATAAATTACGGTATGAGCTTACTTTAAAGGGTATAGATAAAGAAATACTTGAGATAACTATTGACAAGATATATGAAAAATACAGTCAATATGACTTAATAAGGACTTTGCTCTCAAAGAGAATAAAAAGCGATTCTGAAGTGAACGCAAAAGAAACGAAAAAGCATGTCGATTTTCTGAAAAGACGGGGATACAGATGGGACGTTATTCGGGAAGCTATCGCAGATATTGAAACATTATCAATTGATTAG
- the recA gene encoding recombinase RecA, which yields MAKSDEAKAKAVELAMAHIDKQFGKGSIMLLGDDAAMFKVDSIPTGALSLDAALGIGGVPRGRVVEIYGPEASGKTTLSLHILAESQKLGGKVAFIDAEHALDARYARKLGVVTDELLLSQPDSGEQALEITETLVRSNAIDTIVIDSVAALVPRAELEGEMGMSHMGLQARLMSQALRKLAAVIKKSNTCVIFINQIREKIGVMFGNPETTTGGRALKFYASVRMDIRRIGAIKEGSVSVGNRVRVKIVKNKMAPPFREVELDIMYGLGISYEADILDLALEAGFINKMGSWYSYGDERLGQGRENTKIYLHDNKDVMKELEQKVKVHLGIIPGAEPDKKDNSKEVDTKEDAEKE from the coding sequence ATGGCAAAATCAGATGAGGCTAAAGCGAAAGCAGTCGAGCTGGCAATGGCTCACATAGATAAACAATTTGGTAAAGGTTCTATAATGTTACTTGGTGATGATGCCGCAATGTTTAAAGTAGATTCTATTCCAACCGGAGCACTTTCTCTTGATGCCGCTTTGGGAATCGGCGGCGTACCTCGGGGAAGAGTCGTGGAAATATATGGACCGGAAGCATCGGGTAAAACTACGTTAAGCCTTCATATATTAGCGGAGTCACAAAAGTTGGGCGGTAAAGTAGCGTTTATTGATGCCGAACATGCATTAGACGCTCGTTATGCCCGAAAATTGGGTGTTGTAACCGATGAACTTTTGCTTTCACAGCCTGATTCGGGTGAACAGGCTTTGGAAATTACAGAAACGCTTGTTAGAAGCAACGCGATTGATACCATCGTCATAGACTCTGTGGCAGCGCTGGTTCCACGTGCCGAACTTGAGGGGGAAATGGGAATGTCTCATATGGGACTTCAAGCCCGCCTTATGTCTCAGGCACTGAGAAAACTGGCTGCCGTCATAAAAAAATCTAACACTTGTGTTATCTTTATCAACCAAATACGAGAGAAAATCGGTGTTATGTTCGGAAACCCGGAGACGACTACAGGCGGTCGTGCGTTAAAATTTTATGCTTCGGTAAGGATGGATATAAGGCGAATAGGCGCCATAAAAGAAGGCTCGGTTTCTGTAGGTAATAGAGTTAGAGTGAAAATCGTGAAGAATAAAATGGCGCCTCCATTCAGGGAGGTAGAGCTTGATATTATGTACGGCTTAGGAATTTCATATGAAGCGGATATTCTTGATTTGGCTTTAGAAGCCGGATTTATTAACAAAATGGGCAGCTGGTATTCATATGGTGACGAAAGACTCGGTCAGGGTAGAGAGAACACCAAAATATACTTACATGACAATAAAGATGTGATGAAAGAGTTAGAACAAAAAGTTAAAGTTCATCTTGGAATTATTCCTGGTGCTGAGCCGGATAAAAAAGATAATTCCAAAGAAGTTGACACGAAAGAAGATGCCGAGAAAGAATAA
- the thpR gene encoding RNA 2',3'-cyclic phosphodiesterase: MNIRTFIALEISDVIRNQITIIQKQLTNKGAELNWIKNENIHLTLRFLGEIDDNNHNKIFEAMNKVAENARCLNLSLTELGMFSDKYNPTVIWVGIGGEVEELRQVAERCDYYLTASGFEIEKRYFKPHITIGRIKKLTDKKLFISEVNGIKIDQTAFKIKKLNVVKSDLKPTGANYTNLHTVHFYN; the protein is encoded by the coding sequence ATGAATATTAGGACATTTATAGCCCTTGAAATTTCGGATGTCATAAGGAACCAAATCACTATTATTCAAAAACAGCTTACAAATAAAGGTGCTGAACTGAACTGGATAAAAAATGAAAATATTCATCTTACTCTACGGTTCTTAGGTGAGATTGATGATAATAATCATAATAAAATATTTGAAGCGATGAATAAAGTAGCCGAGAATGCGCGTTGTCTCAATTTATCCCTGACAGAATTGGGGATGTTTTCTGATAAATATAATCCAACTGTTATTTGGGTCGGAATTGGTGGTGAAGTTGAAGAATTAAGACAGGTGGCTGAGAGATGTGATTATTACCTCACGGCCAGCGGGTTTGAGATTGAGAAAAGATATTTCAAACCGCATATTACTATTGGCCGCATAAAGAAATTGACAGATAAAAAACTATTTATTTCAGAAGTAAATGGAATAAAAATAGACCAAACAGCATTTAAGATAAAAAAACTGAATGTAGTAAAAAGTGATTTAAAGCCCACAGGGGCTAACTATACGAATTTACACACTGTCCATTTTTATAATTAG
- a CDS encoding PEGA domain-containing protein, translating into MLRIVTMSVILISLVAGNLTAQQKSSNPQEVTIISSTQRLAVYPLSMDEISRRNRSRIRTKFQTILRKRSNYYVLGPDQVKIILQSQGLNTKSTCVNIECLANFGKNVEVDFAIGGEIKIVPNGLSIYLILVSSSQSKQMNSISKTIRGDLTHLINNEIPPLIDDLLDEAKNQQSASLTVKSDADSSAVYVDGILVGKTPFSTSNISFGRHSIRVVNRKEFKERVEKIYITLNEPEAIVVVNFRFKLGKLYISGLPYGAHLTINDISLGEIPYKDTRVFWGEYNVTAGHIGYYDKTVITDVASYDPMHIEIVLERKSKYLAAFYSFVIPGMGQTYSEHWKRAAFFPIATSSAIVASVYMDRLYAGALKKYEFRRDKYIESLNVDSQIDINRTRMDAALDDANNKRRIGFIAMGVTSALWFISVADAFLTFPPAIRDPWESEKAKFPSLSYSPQSEALLLSWDARF; encoded by the coding sequence ATGTTAAGAATCGTTACAATGTCGGTCATTCTCATTTCACTTGTAGCCGGGAATTTAACCGCACAACAAAAAAGTAGTAATCCTCAAGAGGTAACAATAATATCGAGCACTCAACGATTGGCGGTATATCCGTTGAGTATGGATGAAATCAGCCGGAGAAACCGTTCTCGAATCAGAACTAAATTTCAAACTATACTTAGAAAGAGGAGTAATTATTATGTCCTGGGACCCGATCAGGTCAAGATAATACTGCAAAGTCAGGGTCTAAACACCAAATCAACTTGTGTGAATATTGAATGTCTTGCTAATTTTGGAAAAAACGTCGAAGTGGATTTTGCTATTGGTGGAGAAATCAAGATCGTCCCAAATGGTTTAAGTATTTACTTGATTCTTGTAAGTTCGAGTCAATCCAAACAAATGAATTCGATTTCTAAAACGATTAGAGGAGATTTAACTCATTTAATAAATAATGAAATTCCTCCTCTGATCGATGACCTGCTTGATGAAGCAAAAAACCAACAGTCCGCCTCGCTTACAGTGAAAAGTGATGCGGACAGCTCTGCCGTCTATGTGGACGGTATTTTAGTCGGCAAGACTCCATTTTCCACGTCAAATATCAGCTTTGGCAGACATTCAATCAGAGTGGTAAACAGAAAAGAATTTAAGGAGAGAGTTGAGAAAATCTACATTACTTTGAACGAACCCGAAGCTATAGTAGTTGTTAATTTTAGATTTAAATTGGGCAAGCTTTACATTTCCGGCTTACCATACGGCGCTCATTTGACTATCAACGATATTTCTCTTGGAGAGATTCCCTATAAGGATACCAGAGTATTTTGGGGCGAATATAATGTTACCGCCGGTCATATCGGCTACTATGATAAAACTGTCATAACAGATGTTGCCAGTTATGATCCAATGCATATCGAAATAGTGCTTGAGCGTAAATCAAAATATCTCGCAGCCTTTTACTCATTTGTAATACCCGGTATGGGTCAGACATATTCCGAACATTGGAAAAGAGCGGCATTTTTCCCTATAGCCACATCTTCCGCAATTGTAGCAAGCGTCTATATGGACCGCCTATATGCCGGCGCTCTTAAAAAATATGAGTTCAGAAGAGACAAGTATATTGAATCACTGAATGTTGATAGTCAAATTGACATTAACAGGACACGCATGGATGCAGCACTCGATGATGCGAACAACAAAAGAAGAATTGGTTTTATTGCGATGGGAGTAACAAGCGCGTTATGGTTTATTAGTGTCGCTGACGCATTCCTTACTTTTCCACCCGCTATTAGAGACCCTTGGGAATCCGAGAAGGCAAAATTTCCTTCATTAAGTTATTCTCCACAGAGCGAAGCGTTATTATTATCTTGGGATGCTCGGTTTTAG
- a CDS encoding T9SS type A sorting domain-containing protein, whose amino-acid sequence MLNKTNIIHLFSVLGIVFTFNSFAFSVTPSIIINLVGGGELSGDVSFNFIISDAENIAVDLKVEYNIGGDWVTATTTGDISALLPPAYSGTFSWISLTDADGIDSPNTLIRVTPSDSSGTGAPGVSSFFLLDNNLTPKLTIETPSGESSGDVIITYALSDPEGDDLNIIGEYNVDGTWQFALSIPNITSANYSGELTWSSLNDIPGIDETNTFFKIIVSDNDIGDAAATNAFHLDNNDIPSIFISGPVNEFRGDAIISYNISDNEDDTYGIRVEYSTNNGSSWSLADVTGDTSGLTLKSGNITWNSLRDIPRFVGGALLRLIPHDNDAGNPGSVSLLMDNIGAPAVFINTGFPSELQGDFIFQYQIIDEESDSVFLDVEFRRNPNSPWIDADITGQLDELFPGGYSGTLTWHSDSIGQLSHEDRLHAGFRIMARDKNPGGWFEWPDVHVDNNEIPEVISVSSIPNTITGKITIPMEIADVEGDTLSIDVQISRDGGITWKFGSSNGESSGLLPTNYTPDFIWDSVIDLGFHLAADVRLRLAARDNDRSPFIETNDFIVHNKVGDFSGDLRIDFDDIAGFQNSWLAQDTIRETGPTTGTVPNLVVQRDGVVDFEDLLPFIQMWNWSLEANGGSSSKPITEFSGSNGSPALLIESRENEDSSIDVYIAIPETENVWSGRIQFFYDSKIKIADLSLTDSYADNRQSIYIERIENSIGTAEVVIAPIDGYSLSDWRDQLIKLNIQSNASGYSGTLTVAYDFRGKDGEKIESAVQEFEFEIRSNIPKEYQLLNNYPNPFNPSTTIEFDLTVQGDIRLTIYNLLGEVVKTFADQALEPGRHTIVWKGDSNSGVAVSSGIYFYSLRTGNFHSVKKMLLVR is encoded by the coding sequence TTGCTGAATAAAACTAATATCATTCACCTGTTTTCAGTTTTAGGAATAGTTTTCACATTTAATTCTTTTGCCTTTTCTGTTACTCCCTCAATAATCATAAATTTGGTCGGCGGTGGAGAGTTATCTGGCGATGTATCATTTAATTTTATCATTAGTGACGCAGAAAATATCGCTGTTGATTTGAAAGTGGAATATAACATCGGCGGTGATTGGGTGACGGCGACTACAACCGGTGACATATCAGCGCTATTGCCTCCTGCGTATTCAGGCACTTTTAGTTGGATTTCTCTCACGGACGCCGATGGCATTGACTCCCCTAACACCTTAATTCGTGTCACTCCATCCGATTCTAGTGGGACAGGAGCTCCGGGTGTGAGTTCTTTTTTCCTTCTTGATAATAACCTCACTCCGAAACTGACTATAGAAACTCCATCCGGCGAAAGTTCGGGAGATGTAATTATAACTTATGCGCTTTCTGATCCTGAAGGAGATGATCTTAATATCATCGGAGAATATAATGTTGACGGTACATGGCAATTTGCCCTTTCTATACCAAATATAACATCAGCTAATTATTCAGGCGAATTAACGTGGTCGTCTCTCAACGATATTCCCGGTATAGACGAAACTAACACATTCTTTAAAATCATTGTGTCCGATAACGATATTGGAGATGCGGCAGCTACTAATGCATTTCATTTAGATAATAATGATATACCCTCCATATTTATCTCAGGGCCGGTAAACGAATTTCGCGGCGATGCTATTATCAGCTATAATATTTCTGACAATGAAGATGACACATATGGGATAAGAGTGGAATATTCAACCAACAACGGTTCTTCCTGGTCCCTGGCGGATGTTACCGGGGATACATCCGGATTAACGTTAAAATCCGGAAATATAACCTGGAATTCATTGCGGGATATTCCAAGATTTGTAGGCGGTGCATTATTACGACTAATTCCGCACGATAATGACGCAGGTAATCCCGGATCGGTTTCCCTGCTTATGGATAACATCGGCGCACCCGCGGTTTTTATCAACACCGGATTTCCGTCAGAACTTCAAGGCGATTTTATATTTCAATATCAGATAATAGACGAAGAATCCGATTCCGTTTTTCTTGACGTTGAATTTAGAAGAAACCCGAATTCGCCCTGGATTGATGCAGACATCACCGGACAATTGGACGAGCTGTTTCCCGGCGGATATAGCGGAACTCTTACCTGGCATTCCGATTCAATCGGGCAGCTTTCACACGAAGATCGCTTACATGCAGGTTTTAGAATTATGGCAAGAGATAAGAATCCCGGAGGATGGTTCGAGTGGCCCGATGTCCACGTAGACAACAATGAAATACCCGAAGTAATTTCGGTCAGTTCAATACCAAACACTATCACGGGAAAAATAACAATCCCGATGGAAATAGCTGACGTAGAAGGCGATACGCTTTCTATTGATGTGCAAATCAGCCGAGACGGGGGTATTACATGGAAATTCGGATCGTCCAATGGAGAATCTTCAGGCCTCTTACCGACGAATTATACACCGGATTTTATTTGGGATTCTGTGATTGATTTGGGATTTCATCTCGCCGCCGATGTCAGACTTAGATTAGCAGCAAGAGATAATGATAGAAGCCCCTTCATAGAAACAAATGATTTTATAGTACATAACAAAGTGGGAGACTTTTCGGGGGATTTGCGTATCGATTTCGATGATATCGCCGGGTTTCAAAACAGCTGGCTCGCGCAGGACACCATCAGGGAGACCGGCCCCACAACCGGCACTGTTCCAAATTTAGTTGTTCAGAGAGACGGTGTTGTGGATTTTGAGGATTTACTCCCCTTTATACAAATGTGGAATTGGTCGTTAGAGGCCAATGGAGGTTCAAGTTCAAAGCCTATTACAGAATTTTCCGGCTCGAACGGCTCTCCTGCCCTTCTAATCGAATCAAGAGAGAACGAAGACAGCAGTATTGATGTTTACATCGCTATTCCTGAAACAGAAAATGTCTGGTCGGGACGGATACAGTTTTTTTATGATAGCAAAATTAAAATTGCAGACCTATCGCTTACAGATTCTTACGCAGATAACAGGCAGAGTATTTACATAGAACGCATTGAAAACTCTATTGGCACAGCAGAGGTCGTTATTGCTCCCATAGACGGATATTCGCTCAGCGACTGGAGAGATCAATTGATCAAATTAAATATTCAATCCAATGCTTCCGGTTATTCGGGGACATTGACAGTCGCCTATGACTTTAGAGGAAAAGATGGAGAGAAGATAGAATCAGCTGTTCAAGAATTTGAGTTTGAAATCAGGTCAAACATTCCAAAAGAATATCAACTGCTTAACAATTACCCTAATCCATTTAATCCTTCAACAACTATTGAATTCGATTTAACCGTTCAAGGAGACATTCGACTCACAATTTACAATTTATTAGGAGAGGTGGTAAAAACATTCGCTGACCAGGCGCTGGAACCCGGAAGGCACACCATTGTATGGAAAGGTGACTCAAATTCAGGTGTTGCAGTTTCTTCGGGTATCTATTTTTATTCGCTTAGAACTGGAAATTTTCATTCGGTCAAGAAGATGCTTCTCGTACGCTAA
- a CDS encoding competence/damage-inducible protein A: MTAAIIIIGDEILIGQVQDTNSKYIANALVEAGITLNSILTVGDDKDAIMNALKVTTGNYDHIFVTGGLGPTKDDITKKVFLEYFGGKLKLHQDLLLNLKERFESRGWIFHKSNIGQAEYPDSCEIIPNELGSAQGMIFKKGNSIFYSMPGVPHEMESLLTECVIPRIIRNSKKRKIKFRTLCTAGISESGISELIEPLRPDLGDISIAYLPGYGGTRIRFTATGTDEKEVSARLENSVHLISQNLPDYIYSTDGETMPEVVGKKLREKDLTVAVAESCTGGLIQDNLTDIPGSSLYFLGGVVSYSNEVKIDLLGVNKETIEIKGAVSSRTAIEMAEGIRKKMNSDIGLSVTGIAGPDGGTEDKPVGLVYVGYSDSAGSEYRKFQFGDSRNINKHRSAAAALFFLLKKLKDK, translated from the coding sequence ATGACAGCAGCAATTATTATAATCGGAGACGAAATATTAATTGGTCAGGTGCAGGATACTAATTCAAAATATATTGCAAATGCTCTCGTAGAAGCAGGGATAACTTTGAACTCTATTCTCACAGTGGGTGATGATAAAGATGCGATTATGAATGCTCTTAAAGTTACAACAGGAAACTATGATCATATATTTGTAACCGGCGGCTTAGGACCGACTAAAGACGATATTACAAAAAAGGTTTTCTTAGAATATTTTGGAGGGAAGTTAAAACTACATCAGGATTTGCTTTTGAATCTAAAAGAGCGATTTGAGAGCAGAGGATGGATATTTCATAAATCTAATATTGGGCAGGCGGAATATCCTGACAGTTGTGAAATAATTCCGAATGAATTAGGCTCAGCGCAGGGAATGATTTTCAAGAAGGGAAACTCGATTTTTTATTCAATGCCGGGCGTTCCGCACGAAATGGAATCTCTGCTTACGGAGTGTGTTATACCTCGCATCATTAGAAACAGTAAAAAGCGCAAGATAAAATTTAGAACCCTTTGCACTGCGGGAATCAGCGAATCGGGGATTTCGGAACTGATTGAGCCTCTGCGTCCTGATTTAGGTGATATTTCTATAGCGTATCTTCCCGGTTACGGCGGCACACGGATTCGGTTTACGGCAACAGGAACTGACGAAAAAGAAGTTAGCGCAAGATTGGAAAACTCCGTTCATTTAATTTCGCAAAATCTGCCCGATTATATTTATTCTACAGATGGAGAAACGATGCCGGAAGTTGTCGGTAAAAAACTCAGAGAGAAAGACCTCACAGTCGCTGTAGCAGAATCATGTACGGGCGGACTAATACAGGATAATCTAACCGATATACCCGGTTCGTCACTCTACTTTTTAGGGGGAGTCGTATCATACAGCAATGAAGTCAAAATCGATTTACTCGGAGTAAATAAAGAAACAATTGAAATTAAAGGAGCGGTGAGCTCCCGGACCGCTATTGAAATGGCGGAAGGAATCAGAAAAAAAATGAATAGCGATATTGGGCTTTCTGTTACCGGAATAGCAGGACCGGACGGAGGTACAGAAGATAAACCTGTTGGTCTGGTTTACGTTGGATATTCAGATTCCGCCGGAAGTGAATATCGGAAATTCCAGTTTGGGGATTCACGAAATATAAATAAGCATAGAAGCGCTGCTGCCGCTCTATTTTTTCTATTGAAAAAGCTAAAGGATAAATAA
- a CDS encoding phosphatidylglycerophosphatase A produces the protein MSGTYGSILGVLLFVLLTSVSFQIKIIILVFMFIFGAIAAAKIERQSGTEDNQIIVIDEIAGVWVTLLIAPEGIWWIAAALTVFRIMDISKPFPIKNLESVKSGYGVMLDDILAGVYAGVILLLVERFIL, from the coding sequence ATGTCCGGGACTTATGGAAGCATACTTGGCGTTCTGTTATTCGTATTGTTAACATCCGTCTCATTTCAAATTAAAATTATTATTCTCGTATTTATGTTTATTTTCGGTGCGATAGCAGCCGCTAAAATAGAAAGGCAATCGGGAACTGAAGATAATCAAATTATTGTGATAGACGAAATAGCCGGTGTATGGGTCACTTTGTTGATTGCTCCTGAAGGAATATGGTGGATAGCGGCCGCTCTGACAGTGTTTCGGATAATGGATATATCAAAGCCCTTTCCAATTAAAAATCTCGAATCCGTTAAAAGCGGATACGGTGTAATGCTTGACGACATCCTTGCCGGTGTTTACGCCGGGGTCATATTGCTTTTGGTTGAAAGATTTATTTTATGA